A single region of the Nocardioides aquaticus genome encodes:
- a CDS encoding FAD-dependent oxidoreductase yields MRNIRVAVIGAGPAGIYAADILTKEHPEARVDVIERLPAPYGLVRYGVAPDHPRIKEIIKALRRVLDRDGIRFLGNVDYGTDIDLDDLRELYDAVVFSTGAMSDRTLDIPGIDLEGSHGAADFVSWYAGHPDVPTEWPLDAAQVAVVGAGNVALDVARMLAKPADEQLTTEVADNVYQGLKANRATDVHVFARRGPAEIKFSPMELRELAHSPSIDVLVEEEGFQIDDDGQSRISSNKGTRLVVDTLLKYLEAEPTGAPHRIHIHMCQNPVEVLGEDGRVVGIRTEKTEMDGTGNARGTGEFVDHPVQAVYRAVGYRSSALPGLPFDESRGVLPNDAGCVVDEDGFAVTGVYTTGWVKRGPVGLIGHTKSDANETVTNLLADLDKLPAPTATDDLLVRLAERGVDATDWEGWARLDAHELGLGEAAGRERVKVVPREEMLRVSRG; encoded by the coding sequence GTGAGGAACATCCGCGTCGCCGTGATCGGCGCCGGGCCCGCCGGGATCTACGCCGCCGACATCCTGACCAAGGAGCACCCCGAGGCCCGGGTCGACGTGATCGAGCGGCTCCCCGCGCCGTACGGCCTGGTCCGCTACGGCGTCGCGCCGGACCACCCGCGGATCAAGGAGATCATCAAGGCGCTGCGCCGGGTGCTCGACCGCGACGGGATCCGCTTCCTCGGCAACGTCGACTACGGAACCGACATCGACCTGGACGACCTGCGCGAGCTCTACGACGCGGTCGTCTTCTCCACCGGCGCCATGTCCGACCGGACGCTGGACATCCCCGGGATCGACCTCGAGGGCAGCCACGGCGCGGCCGACTTCGTCAGCTGGTACGCCGGCCACCCCGACGTCCCGACCGAGTGGCCGCTGGACGCCGCGCAGGTCGCCGTCGTCGGCGCCGGCAACGTCGCCCTCGACGTCGCCCGGATGCTCGCCAAGCCCGCCGACGAGCAGCTCACGACCGAGGTCGCCGACAACGTCTACCAGGGCCTGAAGGCCAACCGGGCCACCGACGTCCACGTCTTCGCCCGCCGCGGCCCGGCCGAGATCAAGTTCTCGCCGATGGAGCTGCGCGAGCTCGCCCACTCCCCGAGCATCGACGTGCTCGTGGAGGAGGAGGGCTTCCAGATCGACGACGACGGCCAGTCCCGGATCAGCAGCAACAAGGGCACCCGGCTCGTCGTCGACACGCTGCTGAAGTACCTCGAGGCCGAGCCGACCGGCGCACCCCACCGGATCCACATCCACATGTGCCAGAACCCGGTCGAGGTCCTCGGCGAGGACGGTCGCGTCGTCGGGATCCGCACCGAGAAGACCGAGATGGACGGCACCGGCAACGCCCGCGGCACCGGCGAGTTCGTCGACCACCCGGTCCAGGCCGTCTACCGGGCCGTCGGCTACCGCTCCAGCGCCCTGCCCGGCCTGCCCTTCGACGAGTCCCGGGGCGTGCTGCCCAACGACGCCGGCTGTGTCGTCGACGAGGACGGGTTCGCCGTCACCGGGGTCTACACCACCGGCTGGGTCAAGCGCGGCCCCGTCGGCCTGATCGGGCACACCAAGTCGGACGCCAACGAGACGGTGACGAACCTGCTGGCCGACCTCGACAAGCTGCCCGCCCCGACCGCAACAGACGACCTGCTGGTCCGCCTCGCCGAGCGTGGCGTCGACGCCACCGACTGGGAGGGCTGGGCCCGCCTCGACGCCCACGAGCTCGGGCTGGGCGAGGCCGCCGGCCGCGAGCGGGTCAAGGTCGTCCCGCGCGAGGAGATGCTGCGCGTCTCCCGCGGCTGA